One Vigna unguiculata cultivar IT97K-499-35 chromosome 11, ASM411807v1, whole genome shotgun sequence DNA window includes the following coding sequences:
- the LOC114170237 gene encoding uncharacterized protein LOC114170237: MIAWSVELSEFGLKFQPRGSVKGQHLADFAAELHGPISPTEQTWVLFVDGSSDKRNAGARIVIEGPGGFTVDHYLQFKFRASNNQAEYEALIVGLRLAKDLGARRLKCNTDSRLVVGQVQGEYQVKDDLLLQYYHKMVEAMKEFEEVIIHHIPRAENARVDRLSKLAEGKEKGQLKTIIRKTLMRPSVGECAVVDRPADWISDVRELLRRSDARKDLKSIEQRRALRFVTIGEDLYKRGFTAPLLKCLSEEEAGYVMNEVHNGICGTHTGRRTMKARILRVRYYWPTMEQDCEAMIRKCKGCQAHGNNVKRALTELHSLTAPWLFAQWGMDIVSPFPIGRAQKKFILVTVDYFTKWVEAEALTNIIARQVHSFVW; the protein is encoded by the coding sequence ATGATTGCGTGGTCGGTCGAGCTCTCCGAGTTCGGCCTTAAATTTCAGCCGAGAGGATCCGTCAAGGGGCAACACTTGGCAGATTTCGCAGCAGAACTCCACGGGCCGATCTCCCCGACGGAACAAACATGGGTCCTCTTCGTCGATGGCTCGTCGGACAAACGCAATGCAGGAGCAAGGATTGTCATTGAAGGACCGGGTGGCTTTACGGTCGACCACTACCTGCAATTCAAGTTCAGAGCGTCGAATAACCAGGCAGAGTATGAAGCATTGATCGTCGGACTGAGGCTAGCAAAGGATCTAGGCGCCAGAAGGTTAAAATGTAACACTGATTCGCGACTCGTGGTCGGGCAAGTGCAAGGGGAGTATCAAGTTAAAGACGATCTGCTGCTGCAATATTATCATAAGATGGTTGAAGCCATGAAAGAGTTCGAAGAAGTAATTATCCACCATATACCCCGAGCGGAGAATGCCAGAGTCGATAGGCTATCCAAGCTGGCAGAGGGAAAAGAGAAAGGTCAGCTGAAAACCATCATCAGGAAAACCCTGATGAGACCCTCGGTAGGAGAATGCGCAGTAGTCGATCGGCCAGCGGACTGGATAAGTGATGTGCGGGAACTTCTGAGAAGAAGCGATGCCAGAAAAGACCTGAAGTCGATCGAGCAACGTCGGGCGCTCCGATTTGTCACTATCGGAGAGGATCTATACAAACGAGGTTTCACCGCGCCGCTCCTCAAATGCCTGTCGGAGGAAGAAGCAGGATACGTCATGAACGAGGTCCACAATGGCATTTGCGGGACGCACACCGGACGGAGGACGATGAAAGCACGAATACTCCGGGTAAGGTACTACTGGCCGACCATGGAGCAGGACTGTGAGGCTATGATACGAAAATGCAAAGGTTGCCAAGCCCATGGAAACAATGTCAAGAGAGCTCTGACCGAACTACACAGCCTAACGGCCCCATGGCTGTTCGCACAGTGGGGCATGGACATCGTCAGTCCATTCCCTATCGGCAGAGCACAAAAGAAGTTCATACTAGTCACCGTAgattacttcaccaagtggGTCGAAGCAGAAGCCCTAACTAACATCATCGCTCGGCAAGTCCACTCGTTTGTGTGGTGA